In Hydrogenothermus marinus, a single window of DNA contains:
- the leuB gene encoding 3-isopropylmalate dehydrogenase gives MKKEYKILVLPGDGIGPEITKATLEVLKAIEKKYDVKFDIKEGLIGGAAIDETGDPLPEETLKLAKESDAVLLAAVGGEKWDNLPTDKRPEKGLLRIRKELDLFANIRPGKAYTALLDASPLKENLIKGVDLLVIRELTGGIYFGEPRGIEERNGEKVGYNTMIYSEHEIERIAKLAFEIARTRRKKVTSVDKANVLEVSAVWREVVNKVWANYQDVELEHMYVDNTAMQLVRRPKDFDVIVTGNLFGDIISDEAGALTGSLGMLPSASIGERYALYEPVHGSAPDIAGKNIANPTAMILSAAMMLDITFKMHDAAKDIQDAVEKALNDGYRTADIWQPGTKKVNTDEMAQAIIEKL, from the coding sequence TTGAAAAAAGAGTACAAAATTTTAGTACTTCCTGGTGATGGAATTGGACCTGAAATTACAAAAGCAACTTTAGAAGTTTTAAAAGCAATTGAAAAAAAATATGATGTTAAGTTTGATATTAAAGAAGGGCTTATAGGCGGTGCTGCAATAGATGAAACTGGAGATCCTTTACCAGAAGAAACATTAAAATTAGCAAAAGAAAGTGATGCAGTTTTACTTGCAGCTGTAGGTGGAGAAAAATGGGATAACCTCCCAACAGATAAAAGACCAGAAAAAGGACTTTTAAGAATAAGAAAAGAGCTTGATCTTTTTGCTAATATAAGACCTGGAAAAGCATATACCGCTCTTTTAGATGCTTCACCTTTAAAAGAAAATCTTATAAAAGGTGTTGATCTTTTAGTAATAAGAGAACTTACAGGCGGAATATACTTTGGAGAGCCAAGAGGAATAGAAGAAAGAAATGGTGAAAAAGTTGGATATAACACAATGATATATTCTGAACATGAAATAGAAAGAATTGCAAAACTTGCTTTTGAAATTGCAAGAACAAGGAGAAAAAAGGTTACAAGTGTAGATAAAGCAAATGTTCTTGAAGTAAGTGCAGTATGGAGAGAAGTAGTAAATAAAGTATGGGCGAATTATCAAGATGTTGAACTTGAGCATATGTATGTTGATAATACAGCTATGCAACTTGTTAGAAGACCAAAAGATTTTGATGTAATAGTTACAGGTAATCTATTTGGAGATATTATATCTGATGAAGCAGGAGCTTTAACAGGTTCCCTTGGAATGCTACCTTCTGCATCTATTGGAGAAAGATACGCTTTATATGAGCCTGTTCATGGTTCAGCACCTGATATTGCAGGTAAAAATATAGCAAATCCAACTGCAATGATTTTATCTGCTGCTATGATGCTTGATATTACATTTAAAATGCATGATGCAGCTAAGGATATACAAGATGCAGTCGAAAAAGCATTAAATGATGGATATAGAACTGCAGATATATGGCAACCTGGTACTAAAAAAGTAAATACAGATGAAATGGCACAAGCAATTATTGAAAAATTATGA
- a CDS encoding sensor domain-containing diguanylate cyclase yields the protein MKNLEKKVEKALEMVFNNYLNDDYMYAIFKTFLIKRVKKEIYNGFNFLIKGKRDDGKREFFKVGVFFYKENIPFSFFYDFIDRVRLVIIKDKLQSEFIDKLEDIFLFIENTFSYGYLFQLLKEDKDWIREELRLFKGEDNPSILKPYILDHLIWTNKLIEDIKKLRTQPSIELNSRKCSFGQKLSKGHLDLIIGKNYCLRIEKIHDLIHEISNEIYFYIQKRSFKNLLIDYINLIKNVGRLINTISLSTAVLAEFEAKVDPLTGVLNRRSMDIILQNHFTISKVANTSFSIAMIDIDDFKKINDTYGHLIGDCILKEVVNKIKNVIRKSDLIFRYGGEEFLILFPYLDKEDLPKVLEKIRDVVSSKEFVCEDIKLKITVSIGGATFEENIESVKQLIKKADENLYKAKKTGKNKFII from the coding sequence ATGAAGAATTTAGAAAAAAAAGTAGAAAAAGCTTTAGAAATGGTTTTTAATAATTACTTAAATGATGATTATATGTATGCTATTTTTAAAACTTTTCTTATAAAAAGAGTAAAAAAAGAGATATATAATGGTTTTAACTTTTTGATAAAAGGAAAAAGAGATGATGGAAAAAGGGAGTTTTTCAAAGTAGGTGTTTTCTTTTATAAAGAAAATATCCCCTTTTCCTTTTTTTATGATTTTATTGATAGAGTAAGATTGGTAATAATAAAAGATAAATTACAATCTGAGTTTATAGATAAATTAGAAGATATTTTTCTTTTTATAGAAAATACTTTTTCTTATGGCTATTTATTCCAGTTATTAAAAGAAGATAAAGATTGGATAAGAGAAGAGCTAAGATTATTTAAAGGAGAAGATAATCCATCTATTTTAAAACCTTATATATTGGATCATCTAATATGGACAAATAAATTGATAGAAGATATAAAAAAATTAAGAACTCAGCCTTCAATAGAGCTTAATTCGAGAAAGTGTAGTTTTGGGCAGAAACTGTCAAAAGGACATTTAGATTTAATAATTGGTAAAAATTACTGTCTTAGGATAGAAAAAATACATGATCTTATACATGAAATATCAAATGAGATCTATTTTTATATACAAAAAAGAAGTTTTAAAAATTTATTAATAGATTATATTAATCTTATTAAGAATGTAGGAAGGCTTATAAATACAATATCTCTTTCAACAGCTGTATTAGCAGAATTTGAAGCAAAAGTTGATCCTTTAACAGGTGTTTTAAATAGAAGAAGTATGGATATAATCTTGCAAAATCATTTTACAATTTCTAAAGTTGCGAATACATCATTTTCAATAGCTATGATAGATATAGATGATTTTAAAAAAATAAATGATACTTATGGACATTTAATAGGTGATTGCATTTTAAAAGAGGTAGTAAATAAAATAAAAAATGTTATAAGAAAATCAGATTTAATTTTTAGATATGGTGGAGAAGAGTTTTTAATCTTATTTCCATATTTAGACAAAGAAGATTTACCAAAGGTTTTAGAGAAGATAAGAGATGTAGTATCTTCTAAAGAATTTGTATGTGAAGACATTAAATTAAAAATTACAGTTAGTATAGGTGGGGCTACTTTTGAAGAAAATATAGAATCTGTTAAACAATTAATAAAAAAAGCGGATGAAAATCTATATAAAGCTAAAAAAACTGGAAAAAACAAATTTATTATATAA
- a CDS encoding TIGR01212 family radical SAM protein (This family includes YhcC from E. coli K-12, an uncharacterized radical SAM protein.), which yields MIKFNQYLKEKYGGRIQKISIDAGFTCPNRDGTKASGGCTFCNNISFSPYAMTKETVENQINQAISFYKKRFKNIKGFLAYFQAYTNTYAPVEKLKEIYDKAMEYDEIIGMSIGTRPDVVPEEVLDLIATYTIKKPEIWIEYGLQTANIKTLRDINRAHGVADFVDAVLRTKKRPNIKVCAHMIVGLPGDTYEDYIETVKLFAALPIDGVKIHPLHIVKHTIMEKQYKNGEIKLLDLKEYAEIVADLIQYLPDDIIVHRLTGEAPDEELIAPDWCSPKRKQEVLKTIEEKIKEKELLRLV from the coding sequence ATGATAAAGTTTAATCAATATCTTAAAGAAAAATATGGTGGAAGAATTCAAAAAATATCCATAGATGCTGGTTTTACCTGTCCAAATAGAGATGGTACAAAAGCATCTGGTGGATGTACATTTTGTAATAATATATCTTTTAGTCCTTATGCAATGACTAAGGAAACTGTAGAAAATCAAATAAATCAGGCTATCTCTTTTTATAAAAAAAGATTTAAAAATATAAAAGGATTTTTAGCATATTTCCAAGCATATACAAATACTTATGCTCCAGTAGAAAAATTAAAAGAAATATATGATAAAGCTATGGAATATGATGAAATCATTGGTATGTCCATAGGAACAAGACCTGATGTTGTACCTGAGGAGGTTTTAGATTTAATAGCTACATATACTATAAAAAAGCCTGAAATATGGATAGAGTATGGACTTCAAACTGCTAATATAAAAACTTTAAGGGATATTAATAGAGCCCATGGAGTTGCAGATTTTGTAGATGCAGTATTAAGAACAAAAAAAAGACCAAATATAAAAGTTTGTGCTCATATGATTGTTGGACTTCCGGGAGATACTTATGAAGATTATATAGAAACTGTAAAACTTTTCGCTGCACTGCCAATAGATGGAGTAAAAATACATCCTCTTCATATAGTAAAGCATACAATAATGGAAAAACAGTATAAAAATGGAGAAATTAAACTTCTTGATTTAAAAGAATATGCTGAGATTGTAGCTGATCTTATTCAGTATTTACCTGATGATATTATAGTACATAGATTAACAGGTGAAGCTCCTGATGAAGAACTTATTGCTCCTGATTGGTGTAGTCCAAAAAGAAAACAAGAAGTTTTAAAAACTATAGAAGAAAAAATAAAAGAAAAAGAACTTTTAAGATTAGTCTAA
- the nadC gene encoding carboxylating nicotinate-nucleotide diphosphorylase, producing MDRIFLKKQLERFYLEDIGYKDITTDSLTVDKQIKAKIIAKEDGIFAGGIFAKEVFLMVDNTLEINILKKEGQEIKKGETLIEIKGSGKSILKGERLSLNILQRLSGIATKTREFVKALEGTKTKLLDTRKTTPGFRAFEKYAVKIGGGYNHRFALYDMVMIKDNHISLVGSIKEAVNQIKRNVSPMVKIEVETSNLEQVKEALESDVDIIMLDNMSLKEMKDAVKLINGKALTEASGNITLENIKQVAQTGVDFISTGATIHSSKWLDISLKF from the coding sequence ATGGATAGAATATTCTTAAAAAAACAGCTTGAAAGATTTTATTTAGAAGATATAGGTTATAAAGATATTACAACAGATAGCTTAACTGTAGATAAGCAGATAAAGGCAAAAATTATTGCAAAAGAAGATGGTATTTTTGCAGGTGGTATTTTTGCAAAAGAAGTATTTCTAATGGTAGATAACACATTAGAGATAAATATCTTAAAAAAAGAAGGACAAGAAATAAAAAAAGGAGAAACTTTAATAGAAATAAAAGGTAGCGGAAAATCAATACTAAAAGGGGAAAGGCTTTCTTTAAACATACTCCAACGATTATCAGGGATAGCAACAAAAACAAGAGAGTTTGTAAAAGCTCTTGAAGGTACAAAAACAAAACTATTAGATACAAGAAAAACAACACCCGGTTTTAGGGCTTTTGAAAAATATGCAGTGAAAATAGGAGGAGGATATAATCATAGGTTTGCTCTTTATGATATGGTAATGATTAAAGATAATCATATATCCTTAGTTGGAAGTATTAAAGAAGCAGTAAATCAAATAAAGAGAAATGTTTCTCCAATGGTAAAAATAGAAGTTGAAACTTCTAATTTGGAGCAAGTAAAAGAAGCTTTAGAATCAGATGTAGATATTATAATGCTTGATAATATGTCTCTAAAAGAGATGAAGGATGCAGTAAAACTAATAAATGGAAAAGCTTTAACAGAAGCATCAGGAAATATAACCTTAGAAAATATAAAACAAGTAGCTCAAACAGGAGTTGATTTTATTTCAACAGGTGCTACTATCCATTCAAGTAAATGGCTTGATATTAGCCTTAAATTTTAG
- the hemJ gene encoding protoporphyrinogen oxidase HemJ — protein MYLWIKAIHVISIISWMAVLFYLPRLFIYHTENKDNKDFVKVVKVMEYKLHKFIGIPAFWGTLITGLLLLYLNPALFKTGGWIHLKLTAAVLLILYYIHLAVIRNNLEIENYKYSSKFLRFYNEVPTILMIIIVIMVIVRPF, from the coding sequence ATGTATCTATGGATAAAAGCTATTCATGTAATATCTATTATATCTTGGATGGCAGTATTATTTTATCTTCCAAGATTATTTATTTATCATACGGAAAATAAAGATAATAAAGATTTTGTAAAAGTTGTTAAAGTAATGGAATATAAACTTCACAAGTTTATAGGAATTCCTGCATTTTGGGGGACTTTAATAACTGGTTTATTACTACTTTATCTAAATCCTGCATTATTTAAAACTGGTGGCTGGATACATCTTAAACTAACTGCTGCTGTTTTATTAATACTTTATTATATCCATTTAGCAGTAATTAGAAATAATCTTGAAATAGAAAATTATAAATATTCTTCTAAATTTTTAAGATTTTATAACGAAGTTCCAACAATTTTAATGATTATTATTGTAATAATGGTAATAGTAAGGCCATTTTAA
- the erpA gene encoding iron-sulfur cluster insertion protein ErpA, with amino-acid sequence MQQQTENLVIVTESAANEIKKIAEEQGIENPILRIRVVPGGCSGFQYAMGFDEEVTENDKVTEVDGVKVVVDEFSAPYIKGATLDYVTDFMGGGFTIKNPNASGSCGCGSSFSC; translated from the coding sequence ATGCAACAACAAACAGAAAACTTAGTAATAGTTACAGAATCTGCTGCTAATGAAATTAAGAAAATAGCAGAGGAACAAGGTATTGAAAATCCTATATTAAGAATTAGAGTTGTTCCTGGTGGATGTTCAGGGTTCCAATATGCAATGGGATTTGATGAAGAAGTAACTGAAAATGACAAAGTTACAGAAGTTGATGGTGTGAAAGTTGTAGTTGATGAATTTTCAGCTCCTTATATAAAAGGTGCTACATTAGATTATGTAACAGATTTTATGGGTGGTGGATTTACAATTAAAAATCCTAATGCTTCAGGTTCTTGTGGTTGTGGAAGTTCTTTCTCTTGCTAA
- the sppA gene encoding signal peptide peptidase SppA, translated as MKKKIIIGIITFIVLIWIISFIKAKSTPKIALIDIKGVIADYKPTLRYLNIAQKDSSIKAVVLNVDSPGGAVGASQEIYRAIEKLRKKKPVIVSMGNVAASGGYYISSAANVIYANPGTITGSIGVIVQHTDLTDLLNKLGIKINNIKSGKNKDILYPNHKLKPEEAKLIKETIIDVYEQFLDAVVKYRHLDKEKLRPYADGRIFSGRQALKLGLVDKLGNLQDAIQEARKMIGKEGKNAVVVQIGEEKSFIERLLKNKINLDLGLQSGIYYLLSF; from the coding sequence ATGAAAAAGAAAATAATTATAGGAATTATAACTTTTATTGTTTTGATATGGATAATTTCCTTTATAAAAGCTAAATCTACTCCTAAAATAGCTTTAATAGATATAAAAGGAGTTATAGCTGATTATAAACCTACTTTAAGATATTTAAACATAGCCCAAAAGGATAGTAGCATAAAAGCAGTTGTTCTTAATGTAGATAGTCCTGGAGGTGCAGTTGGAGCATCTCAAGAAATATATAGAGCAATAGAAAAATTAAGAAAGAAAAAACCTGTAATAGTTTCAATGGGAAATGTTGCTGCATCTGGTGGATATTATATATCTTCTGCTGCAAATGTTATATATGCAAACCCTGGAACAATAACAGGAAGTATTGGAGTTATAGTTCAACATACAGACCTTACAGATTTACTTAATAAATTAGGGATAAAAATAAATAATATAAAAAGTGGTAAAAATAAAGATATTCTTTATCCAAACCATAAACTAAAGCCAGAAGAAGCAAAACTAATAAAAGAAACTATCATTGATGTTTATGAGCAGTTTTTAGATGCAGTAGTAAAGTATAGACATTTAGATAAAGAAAAGCTAAGACCTTATGCAGATGGAAGAATATTTAGTGGAAGACAAGCTTTAAAGCTTGGCCTTGTTGATAAACTTGGCAATTTACAAGATGCTATCCAAGAAGCAAGGAAAATGATAGGTAAAGAAGGAAAAAATGCAGTTGTAGTTCAGATAGGAGAAGAAAAAAGTTTTATTGAAAGATTATTAAAAAATAAAATTAACTTGGATTTAGGACTTCAGTCTGGAATATATTATTTACTATCTTTCTGA
- the rbfA gene encoding 30S ribosome-binding factor RbfA, whose amino-acid sequence MKKSIKADKINNALKQAISEIIQEEIMEYSADNFITVMYVIASPDLNKADVYVSALKDIDKVVETLNKRSPYIRHLLSKKLKLRRLPQLKFLPDEYKLV is encoded by the coding sequence ATGAAAAAATCAATAAAAGCAGATAAGATAAATAATGCTTTAAAACAAGCTATAAGTGAAATTATTCAAGAAGAAATTATGGAATATTCAGCAGATAATTTTATTACTGTTATGTATGTTATAGCTTCTCCTGACTTAAATAAAGCAGATGTATATGTATCTGCTTTAAAAGATATAGATAAAGTAGTAGAAACATTAAATAAAAGAAGTCCTTATATTAGACATCTTCTTTCAAAAAAGTTAAAATTAAGAAGACTACCGCAACTAAAATTTTTACCTGATGAGTATAAACTAGTATAG
- the ruvC gene encoding crossover junction endodeoxyribonuclease RuvC codes for MIILGIDPGNYNTGFSCIKINNKQPILLDSGVIKSRKKPDNLNKIYNGLDSLIKKYNPKEIALESSFYGKNPQSLIRLGEVRGVILLLSAKNNIPIYEYTPQQVKNAITGYGWADKEQVMIMVEKIFNKKVKTADESDAIAVAFCHFLNRR; via the coding sequence ATGATTATCCTTGGAATTGACCCGGGAAACTATAATACCGGGTTTTCTTGTATTAAAATAAATAATAAACAACCAATACTTTTAGATTCAGGAGTAATAAAAAGTAGAAAAAAACCTGATAATCTAAATAAAATTTATAACGGATTAGACTCATTAATAAAAAAATATAATCCAAAAGAGATAGCTTTAGAATCTTCATTCTATGGTAAAAATCCTCAATCTTTGATAAGATTAGGAGAGGTTAGAGGAGTTATACTACTACTTTCTGCTAAAAATAATATTCCAATTTATGAATATACTCCTCAACAAGTAAAAAATGCAATTACTGGTTATGGATGGGCAGATAAAGAGCAAGTAATGATAATGGTAGAAAAAATATTTAATAAAAAAGTAAAAACAGCAGATGAATCAGATGCTATTGCAGTTGCATTTTGCCATTTTCTAAATAGGAGGTAG
- a CDS encoding YebC/PmpR family DNA-binding transcriptional regulator, whose translation MAGHSKWHNIRHKKAKQDAKRGQIFTKLIREITIAARQGGGDPEFNPRLRIAIDKAKEHNMPAENIERAIKRGTGELEGVNYEEVSYEGYGPEGVAIIVECVTDNRNRTTGEIRHIFSKYGGNLGSSGCVSFLFEDKGVILVPKDSITEEEIFEKAIEAGAEDVITEDDNYYEIRTSPEDLYSVKENLEKEGINIEKAELTKIPTTTVEIKDPETAEKLMKLLDALEEQDDVQKVYSNFEMEDQLMEKIS comes from the coding sequence ATGGCTGGACATAGTAAATGGCATAATATAAGACATAAAAAAGCAAAACAAGATGCAAAAAGAGGCCAGATATTTACTAAATTAATAAGAGAAATAACTATTGCCGCAAGACAAGGTGGTGGAGATCCAGAGTTTAATCCAAGATTAAGAATAGCAATAGACAAAGCTAAAGAACATAATATGCCTGCAGAAAATATAGAAAGAGCTATAAAAAGAGGTACTGGTGAACTTGAAGGAGTAAATTATGAAGAAGTAAGTTATGAAGGATATGGTCCTGAAGGGGTTGCAATCATAGTTGAATGTGTTACAGACAATAGAAATAGAACAACTGGTGAAATAAGACATATTTTTTCAAAATATGGAGGTAATTTAGGTTCTTCAGGTTGTGTTTCCTTCTTATTTGAAGATAAAGGAGTTATCTTAGTACCAAAAGATTCTATAACAGAAGAAGAAATTTTTGAAAAGGCCATAGAAGCAGGTGCAGAAGATGTAATTACAGAAGATGATAACTATTATGAAATAAGAACATCACCAGAAGATTTATATTCAGTTAAAGAAAATTTAGAAAAAGAAGGTATCAATATAGAAAAAGCAGAGCTTACAAAAATACCAACAACAACTGTTGAGATAAAAGATCCAGAAACTGCAGAAAAACTTATGAAACTTCTTGATGCTTTAGAAGAGCAAGATGATGTTCAAAAAGTCTATTCTAACTTTGAAATGGAAGATCAGCTTATGGAAAAAATATCTTAA
- a CDS encoding response regulator, whose product MPLVYIVEDDEDINELLSYNLKKEGFKVKSYFSGKDVLEAIDKDIPDIIILDIMLPDIDGLEVCKTLRSDKDKKNIPIIMLTAKSTEIDKIVGLELGADDYITKPFSIKELIARIKAVLRRAKLKQKDNIKHISGLEINPNKFEIKVDGKKINLTAKEFKLLMALINSENKVLSRNYILETVWGNYTDVYDRTVDVHIKNLRTKLGKYGKNIKTVRGIGYMWEES is encoded by the coding sequence ATGCCTCTTGTTTATATAGTTGAAGATGATGAAGATATTAATGAACTTCTTTCTTACAATCTAAAAAAAGAAGGATTTAAAGTTAAATCTTACTTTAGTGGAAAAGATGTTCTTGAAGCAATAGATAAAGATATTCCAGATATTATAATCTTAGATATAATGCTTCCAGATATTGATGGTCTTGAGGTCTGTAAAACACTCAGATCTGATAAAGATAAAAAAAATATACCAATTATTATGTTAACTGCTAAAAGTACAGAAATAGATAAAATTGTAGGTCTTGAACTTGGAGCAGATGACTATATTACAAAACCATTTTCAATAAAAGAATTAATAGCTAGAATAAAAGCAGTGTTAAGAAGAGCTAAATTAAAACAAAAAGATAATATTAAACATATATCAGGACTTGAGATAAATCCTAATAAATTTGAGATAAAAGTAGATGGTAAAAAAATAAATCTTACTGCAAAAGAGTTTAAGCTTTTAATGGCATTAATAAATTCTGAAAATAAAGTTTTATCAAGAAATTATATATTGGAAACTGTATGGGGAAATTATACAGATGTATATGATAGAACAGTTGATGTTCATATAAAAAATTTGAGAACTAAACTTGGCAAATATGGTAAAAACATAAAGACAGTCAGAGGAATAGGTTATATGTGGGAAGAAAGTTGA
- a CDS encoding tetratricopeptide repeat protein: MKFTVGLINLSQKEKISNETLESLEKNKEYIDKVLYSGKKEDIENFPIDLEVIPLNIESENKAYIRNKILEESKDSQYILWLSNESILEEETLEEYKEVLKEFPDVDIIYPNEILIDFNNEENTRTFNDWYKKEIELLQGITLEKYLPEFGVLTKKEIFEKFGKFDENFEDYEFYRFISLNIKNLKLKLSEFSFIKRKIFQTFIDTSFHSKNLRDIINIYDWKKEIFPNLNWEKEKVAKATAYTIIADRLREYIDLYNATEFYKKALLTFHNQHSLKSLIDTYIQMGDFDKARYMLEEQGLSEKEIKKYKEQIDNIENIVNNLEKAVEEGKAKEVLASIPEVISIYEGAPIYNILGVIHFIGKDIEGSYKYLYKAVSMNPLNEYYKANLLDVAKLLNKTSKVEKLIERILIN; encoded by the coding sequence ATGAAATTCACAGTTGGTTTGATAAACCTATCACAAAAAGAAAAAATTTCAAATGAAACTTTAGAAAGTTTAGAAAAAAATAAAGAATATATAGATAAAGTTTTATATTCAGGAAAAAAAGAGGATATTGAAAATTTTCCAATAGATTTAGAAGTAATTCCATTAAATATAGAAAGTGAAAATAAAGCCTATATTAGAAACAAGATTTTAGAAGAATCAAAAGATAGTCAGTATATTTTATGGCTTTCAAATGAATCTATTCTTGAAGAAGAAACCTTAGAAGAATACAAAGAAGTTTTAAAAGAGTTTCCAGATGTAGATATTATATATCCAAATGAGATATTAATTGATTTTAATAATGAAGAAAATACAAGAACATTTAACGATTGGTATAAAAAAGAAATAGAACTTTTGCAAGGAATAACATTAGAAAAATATTTACCAGAGTTTGGAGTTTTAACAAAAAAAGAAATATTTGAAAAATTTGGAAAGTTTGATGAAAATTTTGAAGATTATGAGTTTTATAGATTTATAAGTTTAAACATAAAAAATTTAAAATTAAAGCTATCAGAATTTAGCTTTATAAAAAGAAAAATTTTTCAAACTTTTATTGATACTTCTTTTCATTCTAAAAATTTAAGAGACATTATCAATATTTATGATTGGAAAAAAGAAATATTTCCAAATTTAAACTGGGAAAAGGAAAAAGTAGCTAAGGCTACAGCTTATACAATAATTGCTGATAGGTTAAGAGAATATATAGACCTATATAATGCTACAGAGTTTTATAAAAAAGCTTTATTAACATTCCATAATCAACATTCTTTAAAATCTTTAATAGATACATATATCCAGATGGGTGATTTTGATAAAGCAAGGTATATGTTAGAAGAACAAGGATTATCTGAAAAAGAAATAAAAAAATATAAAGAACAGATAGATAATATAGAAAATATTGTAAATAATCTTGAAAAAGCAGTAGAAGAAGGAAAAGCTAAAGAAGTTTTAGCTTCCATTCCGGAAGTAATATCTATTTATGAAGGAGCACCTATATATAATATTCTTGGAGTTATACATTTTATAGGTAAAGATATAGAAGGTAGTTATAAATATCTTTATAAAGCAGTAAGTATGAATCCCCTAAATGAATATTATAAAGCAAATTTACTTGATGTAGCTAAACTATTAAATAAAACTTCAAAAGTAGAAAAACTTATAGAAAGAATTTTAATAAACTAA
- a CDS encoding mechanosensitive ion channel family protein: protein MKKLAIKYISIILFIIILISISLFYLSEISISKDLNDLISMFWKILVNPIFKIGNTSISILNIIIAILIFSAGFIIGKLYKKNIKKITHKYTSINRSTLTIISNIGYYLIIIFAFFIGLNILGINLSSIALIAGALSVGIGFGLQNVVSNFISGIILMFEHSIKIGDYIELSDGIKGRVKDIRMRSITITTNSNIDIIIPNQYFIQNNVINWTMEDMIRRFEIPFGVAYGTDPQKVITVIEEAVKKSNFPDVIDTPDKKTRVVMTGFGDSSINFELFVWIQGPEISYPKRTKSRFLILIYKTLNENNIEIPFPQRDLHVRSIDEDIIKKLNITES, encoded by the coding sequence ATGAAAAAATTAGCTATTAAATATATTTCTATAATACTATTCATAATAATACTTATCTCAATTTCTTTATTCTATTTAAGTGAAATCTCTATATCAAAAGATCTTAATGATTTAATATCTATGTTTTGGAAAATTTTAGTAAACCCAATATTTAAAATTGGTAATACATCTATAAGCATACTTAATATAATTATTGCTATTTTAATTTTTTCTGCTGGATTTATAATAGGAAAACTTTATAAAAAAAACATAAAAAAAATTACACATAAATATACTTCAATAAATAGATCAACCCTTACAATTATTTCAAACATTGGTTATTATCTTATTATTATTTTTGCTTTCTTTATTGGCTTAAATATTTTAGGAATTAATCTTTCTTCTATAGCTTTAATTGCAGGAGCTTTATCAGTTGGAATTGGTTTTGGCTTACAGAATGTAGTTTCTAACTTTATTTCAGGAATTATATTAATGTTTGAGCATAGCATTAAAATAGGAGACTACATAGAACTATCAGATGGTATAAAAGGTCGCGTTAAAGATATTAGAATGAGATCAATAACAATCACAACTAACTCTAATATAGATATTATTATTCCTAATCAGTACTTTATTCAAAACAATGTAATTAACTGGACTATGGAAGATATGATTAGAAGATTTGAAATTCCTTTTGGAGTAGCTTATGGTACAGATCCTCAAAAAGTAATAACTGTAATAGAAGAAGCTGTTAAGAAAAGTAATTTCCCAGATGTTATTGATACCCCAGATAAAAAAACAAGAGTTGTAATGACAGGATTTGGAGATAGTAGTATAAATTTTGAACTTTTTGTTTGGATTCAAGGCCCTGAAATTTCATATCCGAAAAGAACAAAATCAAGATTTTTAATCTTAATTTATAAAACATTAAATGAAAACAATATTGAAATTCCATTCCCTCAAAGAGATCTTCATGTAAGAAGTATAGATGAAGATATTATCAAAAAGTTGAATATTACCGAAAGTTAA